A genomic window from Desulfonatronovibrio magnus includes:
- the murB gene encoding UDP-N-acetylmuramate dehydrogenase, giving the protein MKIIDRPDLRSMSTLRMGGRAASAVYLENIRDLEKLQTICSELGQDILVVGRGSNILFQDGERDLVLLSWAGRSETRIIKQFHNDVLVSVDAAQSLPGFLRWCAVRGLSGLEGLAGIPGTVGGAVAMNAGSYGSETLAHITGLTVWSLEHGVAELDKEDFTYSYRKFKINYDYSQYIIIRASFQLTQAKPRDVRDRIKENYLKKKLTQPVLEQTAGCVFKNPSHNMAAGQLLDKAGMRGRARKNACFSGRHANFLINMGGAESSEALDLINEATEKVRKKFEVNLELEIRVI; this is encoded by the coding sequence ATGAAAATTATTGACCGGCCCGATCTGAGAAGCATGTCCACCTTGCGTATGGGAGGACGGGCTGCTTCTGCAGTATATCTGGAAAATATTAGAGATCTGGAAAAGCTGCAAACTATATGTTCTGAACTTGGACAGGACATATTAGTTGTGGGGCGCGGCAGTAATATATTGTTTCAGGATGGTGAGCGAGATCTGGTTTTGTTGAGCTGGGCAGGCAGAAGTGAAACCAGAATTATTAAACAATTTCACAACGACGTTCTGGTATCAGTTGATGCAGCTCAGAGTTTGCCGGGATTTCTAAGATGGTGTGCTGTCCGGGGGCTGAGCGGCCTGGAAGGTCTGGCCGGGATCCCGGGCACTGTGGGGGGGGCTGTGGCCATGAATGCCGGTTCTTATGGATCTGAAACCCTGGCGCACATTACAGGGCTGACAGTCTGGAGTCTTGAGCATGGTGTTGCAGAGTTAGATAAAGAAGATTTTACATACAGTTACAGAAAATTCAAAATTAATTATGATTACAGTCAATACATAATAATAAGGGCCAGTTTTCAGTTGACTCAAGCTAAGCCGCGTGATGTCAGAGACAGAATCAAGGAAAATTATCTGAAGAAAAAATTGACCCAGCCGGTTTTAGAGCAGACAGCAGGCTGTGTATTTAAAAATCCAAGTCACAACATGGCTGCGGGTCAGCTTCTCGATAAGGCCGGAATGCGGGGAAGAGCAAGAAAAAATGCTTGTTTTTCCGGCAGACATGCCAACTTTCTAATTAATATGGGTGGAGCTGAAAGCTCAGAGGCTCTTGATCTGATAAATGAGGCAACAGAAAAGGTCAGAAAAAAGTTTGAAGTAAACCTGGAACTGGAAATCAGGGTTATCTGA
- the murC gene encoding UDP-N-acetylmuramate--L-alanine ligase: MKGNINKIHMVGIGGSGMSGIAEVLLNLGYEVTGSDLSNGSAVSRLKLLGAEVYYGHRSENLGDAQVLVKSTAVKDDNPEVKAAREHNIPVIPRAEMLAELMRLKTGIAVAGTHGKTTTTSFLGTIFKEAGLDPTVIIGGLLNSYGSNALPGTGEYLIAEADESDGSFLCLKPIMNIVTNVDADHLDYYKDYEEIKECFVNFMNSVPFYGVNVVCGDDAGVKSLLQQVNRPVVTYGLNEGNDIRAEILSRGQDSEFNVMIKNEYWAKVRLSHPGRHNVLNSLAAIGISMHCGLGSEDILTGLSSFGGVGRRFEIKGIKNQVMVVDDYGHHPTEIKATIETARQCYPDRRLVVLFQPHRFTRTQALFGDFCKVLAGVDELLLTEIYPASESPIPGVNGQSLAQGIRQISKTGVNYFATLEEVQGELSNILKPGDLFITMGAGNVWKTGEAFLKGAA; this comes from the coding sequence ATGAAGGGCAATATAAATAAAATACATATGGTAGGCATTGGCGGGTCCGGAATGAGCGGCATAGCTGAAGTCCTGCTCAATCTGGGTTATGAGGTTACTGGTTCTGACCTGTCAAATGGAAGTGCTGTGAGCAGGCTGAAATTGCTTGGGGCTGAAGTTTATTACGGTCATAGGTCAGAAAATCTTGGAGATGCTCAGGTACTGGTCAAATCCACAGCAGTAAAAGATGATAATCCAGAAGTAAAAGCCGCGAGAGAGCATAACATACCGGTAATACCGCGCGCGGAAATGCTGGCTGAGCTTATGCGTCTCAAGACTGGAATAGCTGTTGCCGGAACGCATGGCAAGACCACCACAACTTCTTTTCTCGGTACAATATTTAAAGAAGCAGGATTAGATCCCACTGTGATTATCGGAGGACTGCTCAATTCATACGGCAGCAATGCCCTGCCAGGAACCGGAGAATATCTCATTGCCGAGGCAGACGAGTCAGACGGTTCATTTCTTTGCCTCAAACCCATTATGAACATAGTTACAAATGTTGATGCAGACCATCTTGATTACTACAAAGATTATGAAGAAATTAAGGAATGCTTTGTCAATTTTATGAACAGCGTTCCATTTTACGGTGTCAATGTAGTATGCGGTGATGATGCCGGGGTAAAGTCATTACTTCAGCAGGTCAATCGTCCAGTTGTGACTTATGGACTGAATGAAGGCAACGATATCAGGGCTGAAATTTTGTCCAGGGGTCAGGACTCGGAATTCAATGTAATGATTAAGAATGAATACTGGGCAAAAGTCAGATTGAGTCACCCGGGAAGGCACAATGTTCTCAACAGCCTGGCGGCCATTGGCATTTCAATGCATTGCGGTCTTGGTTCCGAGGATATTCTGACAGGTTTGTCATCCTTTGGTGGAGTTGGTCGCAGGTTTGAAATCAAGGGAATAAAAAATCAGGTCATGGTGGTAGACGACTATGGACATCATCCCACGGAAATCAAGGCGACCATTGAAACCGCAAGGCAATGTTATCCGGACAGGAGGCTGGTAGTCCTTTTTCAGCCTCATCGTTTTACCAGAACCCAGGCTCTTTTTGGGGATTTCTGCAAAGTGCTGGCAGGTGTTGATGAATTGTTGCTGACAGAAATTTATCCTGCATCAGAATCACCCATTCCAGGTGTCAACGGTCAGAGCCTGGCTCAGGGTATCAGACAGATAAGCAAAACCGGGGTCAACTATTTTGCAACATTGGAGGAAGTTCAGGGGGAACTGAGTAACATTCTCAAACCCGGTGATCTGTTTATTACAATGGGTGCAGGCAATGTCTGGAAGACAGGGGAAGCTTTTCTCAAAGGCGCAGCATGA
- the murG gene encoding undecaprenyldiphospho-muramoylpentapeptide beta-N-acetylglucosaminyltransferase — protein MLKKVLLTTGGTGGHIFPAIATAQKISEMYPGCEIVFAGGEYGPEREITQKAGIKFKAFPARGVLGRGIRSLGAMVWMVRSLAQSMKFIRSFKPQIVIGFGGYAGFMPVLAARWLKYPTAIHEQNSIPGVTNRILSKRVDKVMLSFPDINGYFPPEKTVQTGNPVRREFVEASRNSPELDRHKRRLLVLGGSQGARAVNDAVVSSLSEFKALGVEIWHQTGQNDFARVQKVYDREFPEARVEPFIDNMVDAYSFATLVLCRAGASTISELCAMGRPSVLVPFPYATHDHQMINARHLEGLGAALVLAQSYLSEIHPARVIGDLLAAPDKLRNMGKAAMREGKAEAAEEIVKQIEYLVSEKQGKTDRA, from the coding sequence ATGCTCAAGAAGGTCCTGCTGACCACCGGGGGCACTGGAGGCCATATATTTCCTGCCATTGCCACGGCTCAAAAAATTTCAGAAATGTATCCAGGTTGCGAAATTGTTTTCGCAGGTGGTGAGTATGGTCCTGAACGGGAAATAACACAAAAAGCAGGTATCAAATTTAAAGCTTTTCCAGCGAGAGGAGTTCTGGGTCGCGGAATCAGATCTCTTGGGGCAATGGTCTGGATGGTTAGAAGTCTGGCTCAGTCCATGAAATTTATCCGTTCTTTCAAACCTCAAATAGTAATTGGCTTTGGAGGTTATGCCGGATTCATGCCGGTACTGGCAGCAAGATGGCTGAAATATCCTACAGCCATTCACGAGCAGAACAGCATTCCAGGCGTGACCAACAGAATATTAAGTAAAAGAGTTGACAAAGTGATGCTCAGCTTTCCTGATATAAACGGATATTTCCCTCCGGAAAAAACTGTTCAGACCGGAAATCCTGTGCGCAGAGAATTTGTTGAAGCATCGAGAAACAGTCCGGAACTGGATAGACATAAAAGGCGTCTTCTGGTTCTTGGCGGCAGTCAGGGAGCCCGGGCAGTCAATGATGCCGTTGTCAGCAGTTTGAGTGAATTTAAAGCACTGGGAGTGGAGATATGGCATCAGACCGGACAAAATGATTTTGCCAGGGTCCAAAAGGTTTATGACCGGGAATTTCCCGAAGCCAGGGTGGAACCATTTATTGACAATATGGTTGATGCCTACAGCTTTGCTACACTGGTGCTCTGCAGGGCAGGAGCATCTACCATTTCTGAGTTGTGCGCCATGGGCAGGCCTTCAGTACTTGTTCCGTTCCCCTATGCCACGCATGATCATCAGATGATTAACGCCAGACACTTGGAAGGCCTGGGAGCAGCACTGGTTCTGGCCCAGAGTTACTTAAGTGAAATACATCCTGCCAGAGTAATCGGAGACTTGCTGGCTGCACCTGATAAACTTAGAAACATGGGTAAAGCAGCCATGCGTGAGGGCAAGGCCGAGGCTGCAGAGGAAATCGTGAAACAGATAGAATATTTGGTATCAGAAAAACAGGGCAAAACAGACAGAGCATGA
- the ftsW gene encoding putative lipid II flippase FtsW, with product MTEQHRGNHTSTPDLWLLFAVMILCGLGLTMILSTSAIMAERFYADKYFFFRKQVIYASAGTIVMLLVYLTPINVFYRLKYFWIFGTLVAFLLTLYSPLGVSAGGATRWLSLGAINIQPLEAAKVALVLYLASFFAGKQDKVKSFSVGFVPPTLITGMFCLLLLAQPDFGGAVYIAALFFLMSLVGGTKLIYLFSSSVLAAITAAILIVQSPYRFRRWFSFLDPFQDAQDSGYQLVQSLYAFGSGGIWGLGLGEGRQKLFFLPEAHNDFIMAVIGEELGFIGISLFFVLLGIVIWRTLVISIRQSRLEDRFAGFGMGAILMLGSLLNLAVVLGMLPPKGLPMPFVSYGGSSLLVAMFCAGFLLNLSREK from the coding sequence ATGACTGAACAGCATAGAGGAAATCATACCAGCACCCCGGATTTGTGGCTGTTATTTGCGGTAATGATCTTGTGCGGGCTGGGATTAACCATGATACTAAGCACCAGTGCCATCATGGCCGAGAGGTTTTATGCTGACAAATACTTTTTTTTCAGAAAACAGGTAATTTATGCCTCAGCAGGAACCATTGTCATGCTGCTGGTTTACCTGACTCCCATAAACGTTTTTTACAGGCTGAAATATTTCTGGATTTTCGGAACACTCGTCGCTTTTCTGCTTACCCTTTACTCTCCCCTTGGTGTCAGTGCAGGAGGTGCAACGAGATGGCTCAGCCTGGGGGCAATAAATATTCAGCCGTTAGAGGCTGCCAAGGTGGCCTTAGTCCTTTATCTGGCAAGTTTTTTCGCAGGCAAGCAGGATAAGGTCAAAAGTTTCAGTGTAGGTTTTGTGCCTCCCACCCTGATTACCGGAATGTTTTGTCTATTGCTGCTGGCCCAGCCGGACTTTGGCGGTGCCGTTTATATTGCAGCTTTGTTTTTTCTGATGAGTCTGGTGGGTGGAACCAAGTTAATTTATCTCTTTTCCTCTTCTGTTCTGGCGGCAATTACAGCCGCTATTCTCATAGTGCAGTCTCCATACAGGTTTAGAAGATGGTTTTCTTTTCTTGACCCCTTTCAGGATGCTCAGGATTCAGGATATCAATTAGTGCAGTCTCTATATGCATTTGGATCAGGCGGAATATGGGGGCTGGGTCTCGGAGAAGGAAGGCAGAAACTTTTTTTTCTGCCCGAAGCGCACAATGACTTTATTATGGCGGTGATAGGCGAGGAGCTGGGTTTTATCGGCATCTCGCTCTTTTTTGTGCTTCTGGGAATAGTAATCTGGAGAACGCTTGTCATTTCCATAAGACAAAGCCGACTTGAAGATCGTTTTGCAGGATTTGGCATGGGTGCGATACTTATGCTTGGAAGTCTGCTCAATCTTGCAGTGGTTCTGGGCATGCTTCCACCCAAGGGACTGCCCATGCCTTTTGTCAGTTATGGAGGGAGCAGTCTGCTGGTTGCCATGTTTTGCGCAGGGTTTTTACTTAATCTCTCAAGGGAGAAATGA
- the murD gene encoding UDP-N-acetylmuramoyl-L-alanine--D-glutamate ligase encodes MKQLIHSGQLRGHNIAVVGAGRSGLSAALLAKALGAHVRVLEKDKGYNTTRLQEMGLSDVEFICGDHEKEHFTGQQMVIISPGIPVQSVGNLLPENTPLYSELEFASWFIHEPIIAVTGTNGKTTTTLLTAHALKKSGFKVFAGGNLGTPLSEYVLDSNQCDILVLEVSSFQLEACSGFHPRVGVFLNFSDNHLDHHKSSADYFNAKTRLFAKQAENDLAVIDLALQDRMEAAGLLKGKRIYFVPGKRFSCPALAGEHNQANMEAAFQACRYFGIEPGTFQDAIYDFNPPAHRQEVFLKYQGKVFVNDSKATTTTAVSAALNAFDKPIRLLAGGVYKGGDFSQLVPLVTARVAKVYLYGSGREIFQEAWRDHTDVEYFPTMDQALDKALSEMQQGETMLLSPGTASFDQFSDYKDRGDTFKSLVLEKLNISTRNTDK; translated from the coding sequence ATGAAACAGCTTATTCATTCGGGACAACTTCGGGGCCACAATATAGCAGTGGTGGGAGCAGGTCGTTCAGGCTTGTCTGCAGCATTGCTGGCCAAAGCTCTCGGAGCACATGTCCGGGTGCTGGAAAAAGACAAGGGCTATAATACTACCAGGCTCCAAGAGATGGGATTGTCAGATGTGGAGTTTATATGCGGCGACCATGAAAAAGAGCATTTTACTGGTCAGCAAATGGTAATTATCAGTCCTGGCATTCCTGTTCAAAGTGTTGGAAATTTGCTTCCTGAGAATACTCCTCTTTATTCTGAACTGGAATTTGCTTCATGGTTTATCCATGAGCCGATTATTGCTGTTACAGGCACCAATGGCAAGACCACAACAACTCTGCTTACAGCTCATGCCTTAAAAAAATCCGGCTTCAAGGTGTTTGCCGGGGGCAACCTGGGAACTCCCTTAAGTGAATATGTTTTAGACAGCAATCAATGTGATATCCTTGTTCTCGAAGTCAGCAGTTTTCAGCTTGAAGCTTGTAGTGGTTTTCACCCCAGGGTGGGTGTTTTTCTTAATTTTTCAGATAACCATCTGGACCACCATAAAAGCTCTGCCGACTATTTCAATGCTAAAACCCGGCTTTTTGCAAAGCAGGCAGAAAATGATCTGGCGGTAATTGATTTGGCTTTACAGGACAGGATGGAAGCTGCAGGCCTGTTAAAGGGTAAAAGGATTTATTTTGTACCTGGTAAGAGATTTTCATGTCCCGCTCTTGCCGGAGAACACAATCAGGCCAATATGGAAGCAGCATTTCAGGCATGCAGATATTTTGGAATAGAGCCTGGAACATTTCAGGATGCCATTTATGATTTTAATCCTCCAGCACACCGGCAGGAGGTATTTTTAAAATATCAGGGCAAAGTGTTTGTCAATGATTCAAAAGCTACGACCACAACTGCTGTTTCTGCAGCTTTAAATGCCTTTGATAAACCCATAAGGCTCCTGGCAGGTGGAGTTTACAAAGGAGGAGATTTTTCTCAACTTGTTCCGCTGGTAACAGCCAGAGTGGCCAAGGTCTATCTTTACGGGAGCGGTCGAGAAATATTTCAAGAAGCCTGGAGAGATCATACTGATGTAGAGTACTTTCCCACTATGGATCAGGCTTTAGACAAGGCCCTTTCAGAGATGCAACAGGGAGAGACCATGTTGTTGTCTCCGGGTACAGCCAGTTTTGATCAATTTTCTGACTATAAAGATAGAGGGGATACTTTTAAGTCATTAGTGCTTGAAAAACTGAATATTTCCACCAGAAATACGGATAAGTGA
- the mraY gene encoding phospho-N-acetylmuramoyl-pentapeptide-transferase, with protein MLYHLLFPLSEDISVFNVFRYITFRSIYALLTALLISLWLGPRFIGWLQKIKCGQYVQDDGPEHQVKQGTPTMGGVLIAFSMLVSVLLWGDLTNLFVWLSIFVFLGFFLVGFYDDYLKVIKKQNKGLSARGKFFGQCIIALGAVSILLTLPGYSTELLVPFFKGLRPDLFLFYVPFAALVMVGASNGVNLTDGLDGLAIGPFIVSAACLSVFVYVSGHSQLAGYLQVPYIPNIGEVTVFCGAMVGAGLGFLWFNAYPAQIFMGDTGSVSLGGTLGFIAVLCKQELLLIIVGGLFVIETLSVILQVGYFKMSGGKRIFRMAPLHHHFELKGVPESKIIIRFWILSILFALAALSTLKLR; from the coding sequence ATGCTTTATCATCTGCTATTTCCATTAAGTGAAGACATAAGCGTTTTTAATGTATTCAGGTACATAACCTTCAGAAGCATATATGCTTTGCTCACGGCTTTGCTCATCAGCCTGTGGCTGGGACCGAGATTTATCGGCTGGCTTCAGAAGATTAAATGTGGACAATATGTACAGGATGATGGTCCTGAACATCAGGTCAAGCAGGGAACCCCGACCATGGGGGGGGTACTCATTGCCTTCAGCATGCTGGTAAGCGTTCTGTTATGGGGTGATTTGACCAATCTGTTTGTCTGGCTTTCCATTTTTGTGTTTCTTGGTTTTTTTCTGGTGGGTTTTTATGATGACTATCTGAAGGTGATTAAAAAACAAAATAAGGGTTTAAGCGCCAGAGGAAAGTTTTTCGGGCAATGCATCATAGCCCTGGGCGCGGTATCGATTCTGCTTACATTACCAGGATACAGTACTGAACTTCTGGTACCGTTTTTTAAAGGTCTGCGTCCGGACCTTTTTCTATTTTATGTGCCTTTTGCTGCTCTTGTCATGGTGGGAGCATCCAACGGTGTTAATCTGACTGACGGCTTAGATGGCCTGGCCATTGGACCTTTCATTGTCAGCGCAGCCTGTCTGTCGGTTTTTGTATATGTATCCGGGCACTCCCAGCTGGCCGGTTACCTCCAGGTGCCTTATATCCCCAACATTGGAGAAGTGACTGTATTTTGCGGGGCCATGGTGGGGGCTGGACTGGGTTTTTTGTGGTTCAATGCCTATCCTGCACAGATTTTTATGGGTGATACAGGCAGTGTAAGTCTGGGGGGCACCCTGGGATTTATTGCTGTGTTGTGCAAGCAAGAGCTTTTGCTGATAATTGTCGGTGGACTGTTTGTTATAGAAACACTTTCAGTTATTTTGCAGGTAGGATACTTTAAAATGAGCGGAGGCAAAAGAATTTTTCGCATGGCTCCACTGCATCATCATTTTGAGTTAAAAGGGGTGCCTGAGTCAAAGATTATCATCAGATTCTGGATTTTATCAATATTGTTCGCATTGGCGGCATTGAGTACTCTTAAGCTTCGGTAA
- a CDS encoding UDP-N-acetylmuramoyl-tripeptide--D-alanyl-D-alanine ligase: protein MMKMTLQETAHALKSVGDLNGLENNVVTAVQTDSRLVRQGDLFICINGERFDGHNFAGQARDNGAIALVSHKPMPEMSIPVLLVSDTVEALGRLGAYWRHKNARHVIAITGSAGKTTTREMIWQTLAQKYNTGRNFKNWNNQIGLPLSILNLGADEDYWVLELGINNDTDMDELARIASPDTAVLLNVGPCHLEGLKSVENVANCKAKLLDYLQGPQNVIASSDYPFLVKEVASRLELKPAWISSYNINADYMVSYLGRGMFEVNGPDGKVIFQGSDQWSQYCENIAACWAVATLAGLNSQEIIQGVQNFQPPEQRFTIKNLADWTIIDDTYNANPLSMSRAIHSTRSMAGDRNLFLVLGDMAELGDLEASAHVDLGREISKTCSSGIFFYGRNKNHVLQGLAKEHAERFFALKSQASFRSALNSLAPQGGVILFKGSRSASMEQFLTVFKDWLADASKSTNTESP from the coding sequence ATGATGAAAATGACTCTTCAGGAAACTGCACATGCGCTTAAAAGCGTTGGAGATTTAAATGGATTAGAGAATAATGTTGTAACAGCTGTTCAGACCGACAGCAGGCTGGTCAGACAAGGTGATCTATTCATATGTATAAACGGAGAGCGTTTTGACGGTCATAATTTTGCAGGCCAGGCCAGGGATAATGGGGCCATTGCGCTGGTTTCCCATAAACCCATGCCTGAAATGTCAATTCCAGTCTTGCTGGTCAGTGATACTGTTGAGGCTCTGGGCAGGCTTGGCGCATATTGGAGGCATAAAAATGCAAGGCATGTTATTGCCATCACAGGCTCAGCCGGTAAGACCACAACCAGGGAAATGATATGGCAAACTCTTGCTCAAAAATATAACACCGGCAGAAATTTTAAAAACTGGAACAATCAGATAGGCCTGCCTCTATCCATACTTAATCTGGGTGCTGACGAAGATTATTGGGTGCTGGAACTGGGAATCAATAATGATACTGACATGGATGAGCTGGCAAGGATTGCTTCACCTGATACTGCAGTGTTGCTTAATGTTGGCCCATGCCATCTTGAGGGTTTGAAAAGTGTGGAAAATGTAGCCAATTGTAAAGCAAAGCTTTTGGATTACTTGCAAGGTCCGCAAAATGTTATTGCCTCATCAGATTATCCTTTTCTTGTAAAAGAAGTTGCATCCAGGTTAGAACTTAAGCCCGCCTGGATTTCAAGTTATAATATAAATGCAGATTATATGGTCAGTTATCTTGGAAGAGGCATGTTTGAGGTAAACGGTCCTGATGGAAAGGTTATTTTTCAGGGCTCGGATCAATGGTCACAATATTGTGAAAATATTGCTGCATGCTGGGCTGTTGCAACTCTGGCCGGGTTGAACTCTCAAGAAATCATTCAGGGAGTGCAAAATTTTCAGCCGCCCGAGCAGCGGTTTACCATAAAAAATCTGGCTGACTGGACAATTATTGATGATACCTACAATGCCAACCCCTTGTCCATGAGCAGGGCCATTCACTCAACACGATCTATGGCCGGGGACAGAAATCTTTTTCTTGTTCTGGGCGATATGGCTGAACTGGGAGACTTAGAAGCCTCTGCTCATGTGGATTTGGGCAGGGAAATATCTAAAACCTGCAGTTCTGGGATTTTCTTTTACGGCAGAAACAAAAACCACGTGCTTCAAGGGCTGGCTAAAGAGCATGCAGAAAGGTTTTTTGCCCTGAAGAGTCAAGCCAGCTTCAGGTCTGCTTTGAACAGTCTTGCTCCCCAGGGTGGGGTAATACTTTTCAAGGGGTCCAGAAGTGCTTCAATGGAGCAGTTTTTGACAGTGTTTAAAGACTGGCTGGCAGATGCGTCCAAAAGTACAAATACTGAGTCACCTTAG
- a CDS encoding UDP-N-acetylmuramoyl-L-alanyl-D-glutamate--2,6-diaminopimelate ligase, giving the protein MDYENLLKEAELGRPVKSHSGAVQQGDIFVALSGTRVHGGQFIQEALERGAFMAVARQEDLRQQHDKILIHENPVFALGQLAQAYYRTGRMELGIIGITGTNGKTTVTYLLEHIFKSNGFKTGVLGTVNYRWGNNLIDSSMTTPDCLQVHDILSKMDQDGVEMVIMEVSSHALDQDRVAGITFDAGVFLNLTQDHLDYHKNMEDYFQAKIKLFLSSGKKKTFQSVINSDDSYGQRLLCQVSGALSFGLNHSVQTRLCGKLLKNDRTGITLQCSYQDQEWVVSSPLSGRHNGSNLLAAQGAGLALGLNPKQFECLENAGQVPGRLEKIINDRGLDIYVDYAHTPDALENVCKTIKDLDYSRLLVLFGCGGDRDKAKRPLMTRAAAKYADVVFLTSDNPRFEDPLSIIHDACSGFVNGDEYFIEEERRSAIQQAVYFMKPGDALLVAGKGHEQYQEIRGVRNHFNDAEEIRLAAAYETSGGS; this is encoded by the coding sequence ATGGATTACGAAAATTTACTGAAAGAAGCCGAATTAGGAAGGCCGGTTAAATCCCATTCAGGCGCTGTTCAACAGGGGGATATATTTGTTGCCCTGTCAGGTACCAGAGTGCATGGGGGGCAGTTTATTCAGGAGGCTCTGGAGCGTGGAGCATTCATGGCAGTGGCCCGGCAGGAAGACTTAAGACAACAGCATGATAAAATTCTAATCCACGAAAATCCTGTTTTTGCTCTGGGGCAATTGGCCCAGGCCTACTATCGGACAGGGCGAATGGAGCTTGGCATAATCGGAATAACCGGCACCAATGGTAAAACTACAGTAACTTATCTGTTAGAGCATATTTTTAAAAGTAATGGATTCAAAACAGGAGTACTGGGGACAGTAAATTATCGCTGGGGTAATAATCTGATTGATTCTTCCATGACTACCCCGGACTGTCTTCAGGTGCATGATATTCTGTCTAAGATGGATCAGGATGGAGTGGAGATGGTGATAATGGAGGTTTCATCCCATGCTCTGGATCAGGACAGGGTGGCAGGCATTACTTTTGATGCAGGTGTTTTTTTGAACTTGACTCAGGATCACTTAGACTACCACAAGAATATGGAGGATTACTTTCAAGCCAAGATCAAGCTATTTCTAAGCAGCGGGAAAAAGAAAACATTTCAATCGGTTATTAATTCAGATGACTCGTATGGCCAGAGACTTCTTTGTCAGGTGTCAGGGGCACTTAGTTTTGGACTTAATCATTCAGTTCAGACCCGTTTATGTGGTAAACTTTTGAAAAACGACCGGACTGGAATAACTTTGCAGTGTTCTTATCAGGATCAGGAATGGGTTGTCTCCTCGCCATTATCAGGCAGGCATAACGGCTCCAATCTCCTGGCTGCTCAAGGAGCGGGACTGGCCCTGGGGCTCAACCCCAAGCAGTTTGAATGCCTTGAAAATGCAGGGCAGGTGCCGGGTCGATTAGAAAAAATTATAAATGATCGCGGGTTGGATATCTATGTGGATTATGCACATACCCCTGACGCTCTGGAAAATGTCTGCAAGACCATCAAAGATCTTGACTACAGCAGGCTTCTGGTTCTTTTTGGATGCGGGGGGGATCGTGACAAGGCAAAGAGGCCTTTAATGACCAGGGCTGCGGCAAAGTATGCTGATGTTGTTTTCCTGACCTCTGACAATCCCAGATTTGAAGATCCACTTTCCATCATACATGATGCCTGCTCAGGCTTTGTAAATGGAGATGAGTATTTCATTGAAGAGGAAAGACGGTCTGCCATCCAACAGGCGGTATATTTCATGAAACCTGGGGATGCATTGCTGGTGGCAGGAAAAGGACATGAACAATATCAGGAAATACGCGGCGTCAGGAATCATTTTAATGATGCTGAAGAAATAAGGCTGGCTGCGGCATACGAAACTTCGGGTGGATCATGA